DNA sequence from the Brachybacterium avium genome:
GGCAAGGCCGAGAAGTGCACCTTCTGCTATCCCCGGCTCGAGCTCGGGGAGCCGACCATCTGCGCCGAGACCTGCGTCGGGCGCCTGCGCTACATCGGCCTCGTCCTGTACGACGCCGATCGCGTCACCGACGCGGCCTCGACGCCCGACGAGAAGGACCTCTACGAAGCGCAGAAGGACCTGATCCTGGACCCGTACGACCCGGAGGTGATGGCGGCGGCCGAGAAGGGCGGCATCTCCTACGACTGGATCCTGGCTGCGCAGAACTCGCCGATCTATAAGCTGATCAAGGAGTACGAGGTCGCACTGCCCCTGCACCCGGAATACCGCACCCTGCCGATGGTCTGGTACATCCCGCCGCTGTCGCCGGTGGTGGACTCCGTGGCCGACAGCGGCTTCGATGCCGAGGACGCCGACAACCTGTTCGCAGCGATCGACACCCTGCGGATCCCGGTCGAATATCTGGCGAACCTGTTCACCGCCGGCGATGTCCCGACCGTGGAGCGCGTGCTGTACCGCATGGCCGCGATGCGCTCCTACATGCGCGATGTGGACCTGGGCCGGGAACCCAAGGAGGGCATCGCCAATGCGGTCGCCATGACGGGCCAGACGATGCGGGACATGTATCGGCTGCTCGCGATCGCCAAGTACGACGAGCGCTACGTCATCCCGCGAGGCCACGGCGAGTCCGCCCACAACCTGGAGGGCATCGGCACCGACTGCCCGCTGAACAGTGAGGGAGGGCCCGGGATGGCGGCGGAGGCCGAGGGCGCGGGCATGGCGGGTCCCGGATATGCGAGCAAGCGCGAGGAGGGCAACGTGCCGAGCCCGGGCGAGGGCCGGGTCAACCTGCTGAACTGGGACGGCAAGGGACTTCCACAGGGGCTGTTCCCCGAACCGACCGCCGGGGGTGCCTGATGGGACTGCTCTCCCGTGTGCTCGAGCGCCGCGGGGCCGAGGTGCCCCTGGCGCAGAAGCGAGATCCCCTGCACGCCTCCGGTCTGTCCGACGCCGAGCTGCGGGCCACCTGGATCTGCGCCTCCTGGCTGCTCGGGTACCCCGATGCCGCCCTGCTCGGACAGGCCGACGTGATCCGCCGGCTCGCCGAGGATCTGCCCGAGCAGACGGGATCCGGCCTGCTCGCCGGTCTCGAGGCGATCGGAGCACTCCCGCTGACCGAGCTGCAGTCCCGCTATGTCGACACCTTCGACACCCGCCGCCGCGGATGCCTGTACCTGACCTACTTCAGCCAGGGGGATACCCGCCGCCGCGGCATGGCCCTGGTCCGGATCAAGCAGGACTTCCGCGCCGCGGGGGCCGAGGTCGGCAACAACGAGCTGCCCGACCACCTGCCCACCGTGCTCGAGTTCGCCGCCGCGTACGACGCGGAGCGGGGCGCGAAGATCCTGCGCACCAACCGTCCCGGCCTGGAGCTGCTGCGGATCCACCTGCAGGAGATCGACTCACCGTGGCACGGCGTCCTCGAGGCGATCTCGGAGACGCTGCCACCGCTGGATATGGAGGACCGCGAGGCCGTGATGCGTCTGGCGGCCGAGGGCCCCGACGACGAGACCGTGGGGCTGGACGGCTACGGGCAGGAAGAGGACGCCGCAGCGGTCGCCGCCCACACCATGGCCGCCCCGTCCTCCTGCGATCACGACGCCACCGCGGGTGCCGTCCCGATCGAACTGACGAAAGGCCCCCGACGATGAGTGATGACACGACGCTGGACATCCTGCTCTGGACGGTTCTGCCCTATTTTGTGCTGGCGATCTTCATCCTCGGCCACGTGTGGCGCTTCCGAACGGACCAGTACACGGTCACCAGCCGGTCCAGCCAGCTCTACGAATCCAAGCTGCTCCGGTTCGGCTCGCCCCTGTTCCACTACGGCATCATCGCCGTCTTCTTCGGCCATCTGATGGGACTGCTGATCCCGCAGCGATGGACCGACGCGGTCGGCATCACCGAGTCGATGTACCACTGGGGGCCTTCGGGATGGGGATCGTCGCCTCGGCGGTCACCGCCGGCGGCATCATGATCCTCGCCTGGCGACGCACCACCAACGACCGCGTCAAGACCGTGACCCCGGTCGGCGACAAGATCATGTTCGGCCTGCTGGGGCTCTCCATCCTGCTGGGGATCACAGCGACCCTGTTCAACCTCGAGAATTCGTACAACTATCGGGAGGGACTGTCGATCTGGTTCCGGAACTTCTGGACCCTGAACCCGGATCCGTCCCTGATGGCGGCGGCGCCGCTGTTCTTCCAGCTGCACGTGCTGATGGCGCTGGTGCTGTTCGCGATCTGGCCGTTCTCCCGCCTGGTCCACGCATTCACCATCCCGTTCGGCTACCTGAACCGCCCGTACATCCTGTACCGGTCCCGGGACGACTCCGAGCGGAAGCCGCGCCCGGGCTGGGAGAAGAGCGACATCCCCGCGGTGCCGGGGCCCGCGACCGCACGGCGACGAAAAAAGACCTGAGCCGCGCCATCGTCCGGAAACGATGACACGGCCCAGGCCGATGGTCGGGCTGACAGGATTTGAACCTGCGACCCCCTGACCCCCAGTCAGGTGCGCTACCAAGCTGCGCCACAGCCCGCAATAATGCGGAGCCCTCCGTGACCGGAGGACCGAGGAATACAGTACCCCGACTTCGGCCCGAAGGGCGAATCGACAGGTGCGTGACCTGCGGCACCTATGACGGGGCCACCGAACTCCGGCCCGCCCGGCAGGGGCGCGGCAGACCCACGGGGCCTGGGCCCTGCGGGTCTGCCGGATCTGTGCAGGCCCCGCTCCTACACTGCTGTCATGCAAGAGGCCGGGCATCAGACTCCCCACGGCGAGACCCCGTACTCGCCGACCTCGCTGCTGCGCGCCCTGACCGCGAATCCGTACAGCGTGGCCCCATTGCGCCCGCATCAGCACCCGGCCGCCGAGGCGGCACCGCCGGATAACCGGTACACCAGGGTCGTCACGCTGCTGCTGGCCCTGCTCCTCGGCTTCGCGGTCGCCGTCTCCGTGGTGGACCTGCGCCACGAGGCCGCCGCGGAGGACAGCCCCCGAACCCTGCTCGAGACGGAGGTCCGCGAGACCCGCACCGAGACGGAGCAGCTCGAGCAGCGCCGCGCGGAGCTCGAGGGGCAGATCACCGACGCGCAGGCCTCCGTGCTGGAGAAGGGGGATGCCGGTGCCGCAGAACGTCTGGAGGCGTTCGAGACCGCAGGCACCGGCGTGGCGCTGTCCGGCCCGGGCCTGGTGCTCGAGATCGAGGACTCCGTCCCGCTGCCCGCGAGCCCGGGTGTGAGCACCGGCACCGTCAACCGGGTCACCGATGGGGACCTGCAGATCGCCGTGAACGGGCTGTGGGCGGCCGGCGCCGAGGCGATCGCCGTGAACGGGCAGCGGGTCGGTCCCACCACGGCGATCC
Encoded proteins:
- the narH gene encoding nitrate reductase subunit beta translates to MRVMAQMSMVMNLDKCIGCHTCSVTCKQAWTNRDGTEYMWFNNVETRPGQGYPRGYEDQEKWKGGWELDKRGKLRQKGGGRLKKLLTLFANPLLPGIDDYYEPWTYEYDNLLNAPAQQNIPTAPPKSQISGKPIDIQWSGNWDDDLGGTYANKDKDPMIRGIEEKVQLEFDQTFMFYLPRICEHCMNPTCVAACPSGAIYKRSEDGVVLVDQDDCRGWRMCVSGCPYKKVYFNHKTGKAEKCTFCYPRLELGEPTICAETCVGRLRYIGLVLYDADRVTDAASTPDEKDLYEAQKDLILDPYDPEVMAAAEKGGISYDWILAAQNSPIYKLIKEYEVALPLHPEYRTLPMVWYIPPLSPVVDSVADSGFDAEDADNLFAAIDTLRIPVEYLANLFTAGDVPTVERVLYRMAAMRSYMRDVDLGREPKEGIANAVAMTGQTMRDMYRLLAIAKYDERYVIPRGHGESAHNLEGIGTDCPLNSEGGPGMAAEAEGAGMAGPGYASKREEGNVPSPGEGRVNLLNWDGKGLPQGLFPEPTAGGA
- a CDS encoding DUF881 domain-containing protein; the encoded protein is MQEAGHQTPHGETPYSPTSLLRALTANPYSVAPLRPHQHPAAEAAPPDNRYTRVVTLLLALLLGFAVAVSVVDLRHEAAAEDSPRTLLETEVRETRTETEQLEQRRAELEGQITDAQASVLEKGDAGAAERLEAFETAGTGVALSGPGLVLEIEDSVPLPASPGVSTGTVNRVTDGDLQIAVNGLWAAGAEAIAVNGQRVGPTTAIRTAGSAVLVDFSPLSPPYRITALGDPQQLRTEFEESEAGEYLQQISTRYGVRRSWEDAEELTVPARSSGTLREASILEAGGDAASETVPSQQPSTTPTTAATRGPEEDSP
- the narJ gene encoding nitrate reductase molybdenum cofactor assembly chaperone, which translates into the protein MGLLSRVLERRGAEVPLAQKRDPLHASGLSDAELRATWICASWLLGYPDAALLGQADVIRRLAEDLPEQTGSGLLAGLEAIGALPLTELQSRYVDTFDTRRRGCLYLTYFSQGDTRRRGMALVRIKQDFRAAGAEVGNNELPDHLPTVLEFAAAYDAERGAKILRTNRPGLELLRIHLQEIDSPWHGVLEAISETLPPLDMEDREAVMRLAAEGPDDETVGLDGYGQEEDAAAVAAHTMAAPSSCDHDATAGAVPIELTKGPRR